The DNA segment GGCCCTGGAGCGTGCGGCACTCGCGGAACTGCACGCGCGCCGGCCGGATCGGGTGCTGGCGACGAACGTGGAGTTCTGGGCGGCGATCGTGCTGGACTTCGCGGAGGTGCCGGCGAACATGTTCACGTCGATGTTCACGTGCGCGCGCACGGCGGGGTGGGCGGCGCACATCCTGGAACAGAAACGGACCGGCCGCCTGGTCCGTCCGACGGCCCGGTACGTGGGCCCCGGCCCCCGGGCGGTGGCCGACGTCCCCGGCTTCTCCGGGACGGCGGCTCCGCAGCCCGGCGACTGAGGCTGTCCGCGGGACGGGCGCGGGGCCGGTCGCGAGGGGGCCGGCCGCTTCGGGGCGTCCCCCACTGCCTGAAGGGGTCCTTGCACCATGCCCGCCCGGGTCGCGTGGCCTGGCACCGCGCCCTATCGGACGCTCATGGTGCAAGGACCCCTAAGGGCGTGGGAGGTGCCCCCAGACCTGACGGTCTCGTCGCGGCTGGTCGCGCCCACCCGGGGGAGCCACACAATGTCAGGGCCCCGCGCCCCTCGGTGGACCGGGGCGAAGCCCCGCGTGCTCACCCCAAAGCCTCGTCCAGCAGTGCCGCCCACTGCCTCACCACCCGCTCCCTGCGCGGGGTGTCGTCCGTGAGGAGTGCCGCGAGGCCCAGGCCGCGGGCCATGTCCAGGAGGCCCTGGACGGTCTCCCTGGCGCCGGGTACGGACTCGTCGACCCCGAGCAGTTCCACGGCGATGCGGTGAGTGTCGCGGCCGACCCTGGCCTCCAGCTCGGTGACCCGCACGCGGAGCAGGTCCTCGTGGGCGGCGGCCGTCCAGAGCTGGAGTGCGGCCTTGAACAGCGGGCCGGTGAAGAGGTCGACGAGGGCGGCGACGACGGCCCTGCGGTCGTGCGTGCCGTCCGGGAACAGTGCGCGCAGTGCGCTGGAGCGCTGCTCGGCCACGTACTCGACGGCCGCCGTGAAGAGGTCCTCGCGGGTCGGGAAGTGGTGCTGGGCGGCGCCCCGGGAGACGCCCGCGCGCTCGGCGACCACGGCGACGGTGGAGCCCGCCCAGCCGTGCGCGGCGAGGCAGGTCACGGCGGCCTCCAGGAGCCGCTGCCGGGTCAGCCGGCTGCGGTCCTGCTTCGGCGTGCGGTCCGCCGCGGTCACCGTGCCCATGCCGTCACCGTACCCACGCCGGATCCCGCCGCTCCATGAACGCCGCCATCCCCTCGCGGGCCTCCGCGGAGCCGAACAGGCGGGCCGTGAGCGCCGCCATCGCGTCGCCGCCCGACCCGAAGGCCTCCAGCACGCGCGCGTTGACGAGCTGCTTGGTGGCCCGCAGCGCCTGAGGCGCGGCCTTGCGCAGACCGTCGAGGACGGGGGCGAGCGCGGCGTCGACGTCCTGTGCGGCGGCCGTCAGCAGCCCGATCCTGGCCGCCTCCGGGGCGTCGAAGCGCTCGCCCGTCAGCCAGTAGCGGCTCGCGGCCCGCGCGTCGAGGCGTGGCAGCAGCGGCAGGCTGATGAGCGCGGGGGCCACCCCGAGGCGCACCTCCGTGAACGCGAACGTGGCCTCCGGGCCCGCCACGGCGATGTCGCACGCGCCGAGCAGCCCGAGCCCTCCCGCGCGCGCGTGCCCGGTGACCCGGGCGACGACGGGCTTGTCCAGCTCCAGCAGCAGCCGCAGCAGCGCGAGGACCGCGTCCGGGGCCGGCGGGTCCTTCAGGTCGGCGCCCGCGCTGAACGTGGACCCGGAGTGCGTGAGCACGACCGCGCGCACGTCGCCGTCCCCGTCGGCCTTGTGCAGTGCCTCCGTCAGGGCGCTCACCAGGGACCTGGACAGGGCGTTGCGCCGCGGGTGGTCGTCGAGGGTGAGGACGGCGACACCGCGCTCGTGCGCCGTCCTGAGGGGTTCGGTCACGGGCGGCTCCTCACATCGGTGCGGGCGGTGCGGGGCGGGGCGGCGCACGGCCGCTGGGCCCGCCCGGGGGCGACGCCACGCGCGCGTGGCGTCGCCGTGCGGCACGCGGTCACGGCAGGCTCCTCAGTTCCCGGCGGAGGATCTTCCCCGACGCCGCGCGGGGTATCTCGCCGATGAACTCCACCCTCCTGATCTTCTTGTACGGCGCGACGCGCTCGGCCGCCCAGGCCATCACGGAGTCCGCGGTGAGAGCGGACTCGGCGGACCCGGCGGACCCGGCGGACCCGGCGGCGGGCACGACGTACGCCTTGGGGATCTCGTTGCCGTCGTCGTCCACGACGCCGACGACCGCCGCGTCCGCGATCCCGGGGTGGCCGAGGAGCAGCGCCTCCAGCTCCGCGGGCGCGACCTGGTAGCCCTTGTACTTGATCAGCTCCTTGACGCGGTCCACCACGTACAGCCAGCCCTGCCCGTCGGCGTACCCGACGTCCCCGGTGTGCAGCCAGCCCGCCTCGTCGATCATGGCGGCGGTGGCGTCGGGCCTGCCCAGGTAGCCCTTCATCACCTGCGGGCCCCGGAAGGCGAGTTCCCCGGGGACCCCGGCCGGGACGTCCGCCGCCGGGTCGTCGAGCGACAGGACGCGCATCTCGGTGCTCGGCAGCAGCCGGCCGACGGTGCCCGCGGGCACGTCCCGCGCGTCCAGCGGGACGACGTGCGTGCCGGGCGACAGCTCCGTCATCCCGTAGGCCTGGGCCAGGTGCGGCAGCCCGAGCCGCTGCGCGCACTCCTGGGCGAGCGCGCCGTCCAGGGGCGCGGCGGCGCTCAGCACGAACCGCAGCGACGACAGGTCGTAGCGGTCCACCGCCGGGTGCCTGGCGAGCGCCAGGACGATAGGCGGGGCGACGTACAGGCCCGTGACGCGGTGCCGTTCGATGGCGCCGAGGAAGGCCTCCAGGTCGAAGCGGGGCAGGACGACGACGGTGGCGCCGCGCCGCAGAGGGTGGTTCATCAGCGCCGTCAGGCCGTAGATGTGGAAGAACGGCAGCACCGCCAGGATCCGCTGGCCGGGGCCGAGCGGCATCACCGGGTCGAGCTGGGCCAGGTTGGTGGCGATGGAGCGGTGCGTGAGCATCACTCCCTTCGGGGTGCCGGTGGTGCCCGAGGAGTAGGGCAGCGCGGCGATGTCCTCACAGGGGTCGACGGCCGGCAGCGCGGGACCGGGCGGGGTGCCGGGCGCGTCGCGGTCCGCGTCACCGGGATCCGCCGCGCCGAGGTCGCGCAGCGAGCGGTGGCCCTCGGCGCGGTCGGTGACGA comes from the Streptomyces sp. TS71-3 genome and includes:
- a CDS encoding TetR/AcrR family transcriptional regulator — encoded protein: MGTVTAADRTPKQDRSRLTRQRLLEAAVTCLAAHGWAGSTVAVVAERAGVSRGAAQHHFPTREDLFTAAVEYVAEQRSSALRALFPDGTHDRRAVVAALVDLFTGPLFKAALQLWTAAAHEDLLRVRVTELEARVGRDTHRIAVELLGVDESVPGARETVQGLLDMARGLGLAALLTDDTPRRERVVRQWAALLDEALG
- a CDS encoding AMP-binding protein encodes the protein MVLSSRYSHYTDVPAVELPIHEAVLGGAAARGDAPALIDGTDGTTVGYAQLDADHRRIAAGLAAAGVRKGDVLALHSPNTIDYPAAFYGAARAGAPVTLIHPLSTAEEFARQLADSGARWIVTVGALAPVARAAAERAGGIREVFVTDRAEGHRSLRDLGAADPGDADRDAPGTPPGPALPAVDPCEDIAALPYSSGTTGTPKGVMLTHRSIATNLAQLDPVMPLGPGQRILAVLPFFHIYGLTALMNHPLRRGATVVVLPRFDLEAFLGAIERHRVTGLYVAPPIVLALARHPAVDRYDLSSLRFVLSAAAPLDGALAQECAQRLGLPHLAQAYGMTELSPGTHVVPLDARDVPAGTVGRLLPSTEMRVLSLDDPAADVPAGVPGELAFRGPQVMKGYLGRPDATAAMIDEAGWLHTGDVGYADGQGWLYVVDRVKELIKYKGYQVAPAELEALLLGHPGIADAAVVGVVDDDGNEIPKAYVVPAAGSAGSAGSAESALTADSVMAWAAERVAPYKKIRRVEFIGEIPRAASGKILRRELRSLP
- a CDS encoding enoyl-CoA hydratase family protein, producing MTEPLRTAHERGVAVLTLDDHPRRNALSRSLVSALTEALHKADGDGDVRAVVLTHSGSTFSAGADLKDPPAPDAVLALLRLLLELDKPVVARVTGHARAGGLGLLGACDIAVAGPEATFAFTEVRLGVAPALISLPLLPRLDARAASRYWLTGERFDAPEAARIGLLTAAAQDVDAALAPVLDGLRKAAPQALRATKQLVNARVLEAFGSGGDAMAALTARLFGSAEAREGMAAFMERRDPAWVR